In a single window of the Niabella ginsenosidivorans genome:
- a CDS encoding GH92 family glycosyl hydrolase: MKRSFAVYSVIACVLFCRQSMAQKDFTQFVDPSIGTAHCRWFHYTPGALPFGMAKPAPSTNGSYGNVHGWDATGYDYRHTSIEGFPNFHEFQIGGIVFAPITGKLQTVPGKLESPDSGYRSRFDHTEEVSTAGYYSVWLKDYHIRAELTATKRVAFHRYTFPASKEAYLLFDIGNQQGESGPVKDAKVYLSPDGRVEGWVTTLPVYIQKYQPGASVTMYFSAVVSKKYTACGAFNGADVKAGATRASGKGAGLYLSFATGNNEQVIIKAGLSYTSIENARRNLSEEASGLSFDEARARSKKTWNEYLGRIDVEGGKKTDRIKFYTGLYHAVLGRGLSSDVNGAYPKNDGTIGQIPLGQNGKPLHQHYNTDAVWGIYWNLAQLWALAYPEYYSDFIKSQLQVYKDAGWLGDGIANSRYVSGVGTNFMGLVFASAYMAGIRDFDVRLAYEAARKNELEWKDRPYGAGKKDVDRFLKYGYVNHLDKGTGGGELWQFSVSHTLEYAFSGYAVGHWAQLLGKTKDAAQLMRLSKAWEKVYDPALKLVRPRLANGKFITPFDPSQPWRGFQEGNAWQYTYFVPHDIEALVQKMGQQTFNKRLDSIFTIAQKSLFGGGATIDAFAGIAGIYNHGNQPNLHVSWLFNFSGKPSLTQKWVRAICNRFYGTEGVHGYGFGQDEDQGQLGAWYVLSSIGLFDVKGLTSLRPEMGVGSPLFDKITIRLNPGYYQGKTFVIEAKANSAVNGYVQSIRFNNHSLHRPFIDWAHIVRGGKLMLQMGPKPVDMY, translated from the coding sequence GTGAAGCGTTCATTTGCAGTTTATTCAGTAATTGCCTGTGTTTTGTTTTGCAGGCAGTCAATGGCACAAAAAGACTTTACACAATTTGTAGATCCCTCTATTGGTACGGCACACTGCCGCTGGTTCCATTATACACCCGGAGCGCTCCCCTTTGGTATGGCAAAGCCTGCTCCGTCTACCAATGGGAGTTATGGCAATGTGCATGGCTGGGATGCTACAGGATATGATTACCGGCACACTTCAATTGAAGGCTTTCCGAATTTTCATGAATTTCAGATCGGAGGCATTGTGTTTGCACCTATTACAGGTAAGCTGCAAACCGTTCCGGGGAAGCTGGAATCTCCGGACAGTGGTTATCGCTCGCGTTTTGATCATACAGAAGAAGTGAGCACTGCAGGCTACTATTCCGTATGGCTAAAAGATTATCACATCCGGGCTGAGCTGACGGCAACAAAAAGAGTGGCCTTTCATCGCTATACTTTTCCTGCGTCAAAGGAAGCCTATCTGCTCTTTGATATCGGCAACCAGCAGGGAGAAAGCGGGCCGGTAAAAGATGCAAAAGTCTATTTATCGCCTGATGGCCGGGTAGAAGGATGGGTGACCACGTTGCCGGTATACATTCAGAAATATCAGCCGGGAGCTTCTGTAACCATGTATTTTTCGGCAGTTGTAAGCAAAAAATACACAGCCTGCGGTGCTTTTAATGGAGCTGATGTAAAGGCGGGCGCAACTAGGGCCAGCGGCAAAGGCGCAGGGCTTTATCTGAGCTTTGCAACAGGCAATAATGAGCAGGTAATCATTAAGGCGGGGTTGTCCTATACATCCATAGAAAATGCAAGGCGCAACCTGAGCGAAGAGGCATCCGGGCTTTCTTTTGATGAGGCCAGAGCGCGCTCCAAAAAAACCTGGAACGAATACCTGGGCCGGATTGATGTGGAAGGGGGAAAGAAAACAGACCGTATAAAATTTTATACAGGACTGTATCATGCCGTACTGGGCAGGGGATTGTCCAGTGATGTAAATGGGGCTTATCCGAAAAATGACGGCACTATCGGCCAGATTCCGCTGGGTCAAAACGGCAAGCCGCTGCACCAGCATTACAATACGGATGCCGTTTGGGGTATTTATTGGAACCTGGCACAGCTTTGGGCACTCGCTTATCCGGAATATTATTCAGACTTTATCAAAAGCCAGTTGCAGGTATATAAAGATGCAGGCTGGCTGGGTGATGGCATCGCCAACAGCCGGTATGTTTCAGGAGTGGGAACCAATTTTATGGGACTTGTTTTTGCCAGTGCCTATATGGCGGGCATCAGGGATTTTGATGTGCGGCTGGCCTATGAGGCCGCGCGGAAAAATGAGCTGGAGTGGAAGGATCGTCCTTATGGTGCAGGTAAAAAAGACGTAGACCGGTTTTTGAAGTACGGGTATGTGAATCATCTGGACAAAGGAACAGGGGGTGGAGAGCTATGGCAGTTCTCTGTTTCACATACGCTGGAATATGCGTTTAGCGGCTATGCGGTAGGCCATTGGGCCCAATTGCTGGGAAAGACAAAGGATGCAGCGCAGTTGATGCGTTTATCAAAGGCCTGGGAAAAGGTTTATGATCCGGCGTTAAAGCTCGTCCGGCCGCGGCTGGCAAATGGAAAATTTATTACACCCTTCGATCCTTCCCAGCCCTGGCGGGGTTTCCAGGAAGGAAATGCCTGGCAGTATACCTATTTTGTGCCACACGATATTGAAGCACTGGTGCAAAAAATGGGTCAGCAAACTTTTAATAAGCGGCTGGACAGCATCTTTACAATTGCTCAGAAATCCTTATTTGGCGGCGGCGCAACAATTGATGCTTTTGCCGGTATTGCAGGGATCTATAACCACGGGAACCAGCCCAACCTGCATGTTTCCTGGCTGTTTAACTTTTCCGGTAAACCATCGCTTACCCAGAAATGGGTACGAGCCATCTGTAATCGGTTTTATGGTACAGAGGGAGTACATGGTTATGGTTTCGGTCAGGATGAAGATCAGGGACAATTGGGCGCCTGGTATGTTCTTTCTTCAATCGGTTTATTTGATGTAAAAGGACTCACCTCCCTTCGTCCGGAAATGGGAGTGGGCAGCCCGCTATTTGACAAAATCACCATCCGTTTAAACCCGGGGTACTATCAGGGAAAAACTTTTGTTATTGAAGCAAAAGCAAACAGTGCTGTAAATGGCTACGTGCAGTCCATACGCTTTAATAATCACTCTTTGCACCGCCCGTTTATAGACTGGGCGCATATTGTCAGGGGAGGGAAACTGATGCTGCAAATGGGCCCGAAACCGGTAGACATGTATTAA
- a CDS encoding sugar porter family MFS transporter, with product MQELNKRSSILTITLVASLGGFLFGFDMAVVSGVLPFLQKQFALSAFEEGWFVSVALIGCIAGVVVSGELSDRWGRRKPLFIAAVFFFLSALGCALVPSLAGVIAFRFLGGTGIGLASNVVPLYISEIAPAKIRGRLVTFYQFALTLGILIAYLSNAGLVSYAAGHPVTDGDNWPGLIFIREVWRGMLGVGMIPAFLFLLGLFFVPESPRWLVQQGKATEAQAIIKSIAPGEDLNTGAGLLSQTAKSGSSSYKELFSPRWRKALLLGILLPLFSQFSGINAIIYYGPSILSNAGVSLDNSLLSQVVFGFANMIFTLIAMWKVDSAGRRPLYLWGTAGATITLFLTGLCFATGATTTIWLLICVMAFLACFAFSIGPLKFVVAAEIFPGNIRGRAMAISIMVMWVADTIVGQLTPVLLKTVGTGATFWIFAAFGVIAYITVYRLLPETKGKSLEQIEAEWKGQRPDAAQEIIVKDSGNQIMHP from the coding sequence ATGCAAGAACTCAATAAACGATCTTCAATTCTGACGATCACGCTTGTGGCCTCTTTAGGCGGCTTCCTTTTTGGATTTGATATGGCGGTGGTTTCCGGTGTACTTCCTTTTCTTCAGAAACAGTTTGCGCTTTCTGCTTTTGAAGAAGGCTGGTTTGTTTCGGTGGCGCTCATTGGCTGTATTGCAGGGGTGGTGGTTTCGGGTGAATTGAGTGACCGTTGGGGCAGAAGAAAACCATTGTTTATTGCGGCAGTCTTTTTCTTTTTATCGGCACTGGGCTGTGCCCTTGTACCATCACTGGCCGGTGTTATTGCTTTCCGGTTCCTGGGAGGCACAGGCATTGGCCTGGCTTCAAATGTAGTGCCGCTGTACATCTCAGAAATAGCGCCGGCAAAGATCCGGGGAAGGCTGGTAACCTTTTACCAGTTTGCCTTAACATTGGGCATTCTCATTGCTTATCTCAGCAATGCCGGCCTGGTAAGTTATGCAGCCGGTCATCCGGTAACTGATGGAGACAACTGGCCGGGTCTTATTTTTATCCGGGAAGTATGGAGGGGAATGCTGGGAGTGGGAATGATACCAGCCTTTTTATTCTTACTGGGGCTGTTTTTTGTTCCGGAAAGCCCCCGTTGGCTGGTACAGCAGGGAAAGGCTACAGAAGCACAGGCCATTATAAAAAGTATAGCTCCGGGAGAAGATCTGAATACCGGTGCCGGACTGTTGAGCCAGACGGCTAAGAGCGGCAGCAGCTCTTATAAAGAACTGTTTTCGCCCCGCTGGCGAAAAGCCCTGCTGCTGGGAATATTACTTCCATTGTTTTCACAGTTTAGTGGGATCAATGCCATTATTTACTACGGTCCCAGTATTTTGAGCAATGCCGGCGTATCGCTGGATAATTCACTTTTAAGCCAGGTGGTTTTTGGCTTTGCGAATATGATCTTCACCCTGATCGCCATGTGGAAGGTAGACAGCGCCGGCAGGCGGCCATTGTATCTTTGGGGCACGGCGGGTGCAACGATCACGCTTTTCCTGACAGGGCTTTGTTTTGCAACCGGCGCTACCACCACGATCTGGTTACTGATCTGTGTAATGGCCTTCCTGGCCTGCTTCGCCTTTTCTATAGGACCGTTGAAATTTGTAGTTGCTGCCGAGATCTTCCCGGGTAATATCCGGGGAAGAGCCATGGCCATCAGCATTATGGTAATGTGGGTTGCAGATACGATCGTGGGGCAATTGACCCCCGTTCTTTTAAAAACGGTGGGTACGGGTGCTACATTCTGGATTTTTGCAGCATTTGGTGTAATTGCTTATATCACCGTGTACCGGTTACTTCCGGAAACAAAAGGAAAATCGCTTGAACAGATAGAAGCAGAATGGAAAGGGCAGCGGCCTGATGCTGCACAGGAAATAATAGTAAAGGATTCAGGTAATCAAATAATGCATCCGTAA
- a CDS encoding class I mannose-6-phosphate isomerase, with translation MTEFTKTGMEAEEKTAQLFRKSRQPLMPQHWTNGEPVADAYSVYPFHSMGAGKIYDGYASLAKWILREKRVMIDGYSGVLWEDVYNSLNKAFQEEGALVHWVFTNEYLKPEDQINELVQPFLGEENAVWGTRCTRSLADFFETDRLRSVQAATAAGCTIVLGTGAALCGWDAPVIYLEVPKNEIQYRMRAGAVTNLGSAAPALPPRMYKRFYFVDWVVHNAHKKNILDKISVIGDTQWIHTISWALSADIRAALGQMAQSVFRVRPWFEPGAWGGQWMKERIPGLNQEEVNYAWSFELIVPENGIVLESSGCLLELAFDFLMLWNRSEIIGKHAGFFGDEFPIRFDFLDTWEGGNLSIQCHPRLSYIRKNFGEHITQDETYYILDCKDNAKVYLGFREDIKPDVFREVLENSYKNNVAVPVEEFVQVHKAHKHDLFLIPNGTVHSSGASNLVLEISSTPYIFTFKMYDWLQVDLNGEPRAINIGHAFNNLRFEYKGNYVTQELISKPRLIEEGSDWELYHLPTHSSHFYDVHRAEFDSRISLTTNDSCNILMLVEGTSVTVQAGTEERVFHYAETFVIPEAAKQYTLINNSGGRARVVRVFIKDSIDHLKV, from the coding sequence ATGACGGAATTTACAAAGACGGGTATGGAAGCTGAAGAAAAAACAGCACAATTGTTCAGGAAAAGCAGGCAGCCGCTGATGCCGCAACACTGGACAAACGGTGAGCCGGTTGCTGACGCTTATTCTGTTTATCCTTTCCATTCAATGGGTGCCGGTAAGATTTATGATGGGTATGCATCACTGGCAAAATGGATACTCAGGGAGAAAAGAGTGATGATTGATGGTTATAGCGGTGTGCTTTGGGAAGATGTATATAATTCTTTAAATAAAGCATTTCAGGAAGAAGGAGCTTTGGTTCATTGGGTTTTTACCAATGAGTACTTAAAACCGGAAGATCAGATCAATGAACTGGTACAGCCCTTTTTAGGGGAAGAAAATGCTGTCTGGGGTACACGCTGTACCCGTTCACTAGCTGATTTTTTTGAAACGGACCGGCTGAGATCAGTTCAGGCAGCTACAGCAGCCGGTTGTACCATTGTGCTTGGAACAGGAGCTGCCCTTTGCGGCTGGGATGCCCCTGTGATATACCTGGAGGTGCCCAAGAATGAGATACAATACCGGATGCGGGCAGGGGCTGTTACCAATCTGGGGTCCGCAGCACCTGCGCTCCCCCCCAGGATGTACAAACGTTTTTATTTTGTTGACTGGGTGGTACATAACGCGCATAAGAAAAATATTCTGGATAAGATTTCAGTTATAGGGGATACACAATGGATCCATACAATAAGCTGGGCGTTATCGGCCGACATACGTGCGGCATTGGGGCAGATGGCTCAAAGCGTTTTTCGTGTGCGTCCCTGGTTTGAGCCCGGAGCATGGGGCGGTCAGTGGATGAAGGAACGGATACCGGGGCTCAACCAGGAAGAAGTCAACTATGCCTGGTCCTTTGAGCTGATCGTGCCTGAGAACGGAATCGTACTGGAAAGCAGTGGTTGCCTGCTGGAACTGGCTTTTGATTTTCTGATGTTGTGGAACAGATCTGAGATCATTGGTAAGCATGCGGGCTTTTTTGGCGATGAATTCCCCATAAGATTTGATTTCCTGGATACATGGGAGGGTGGTAATCTTTCTATTCAATGTCATCCCAGATTATCCTATATACGCAAAAACTTCGGAGAACATATTACCCAGGATGAGACGTATTACATCCTGGATTGCAAGGACAATGCAAAAGTGTATCTGGGCTTTCGTGAGGATATTAAGCCCGATGTATTCCGTGAAGTGCTGGAAAACAGTTACAAAAACAATGTGGCAGTACCTGTAGAAGAGTTTGTACAGGTACATAAGGCGCATAAACATGATCTTTTTCTCATTCCCAACGGAACAGTGCACAGTTCAGGAGCCAGTAATCTGGTACTGGAGATCAGCTCAACACCCTATATTTTTACATTTAAAATGTATGATTGGCTGCAGGTAGATCTGAACGGAGAACCCAGGGCCATCAATATTGGGCATGCCTTTAATAACCTGCGTTTTGAATACAAAGGGAACTATGTAACACAGGAGCTCATTTCCAAACCCCGGCTGATTGAAGAAGGCAGCGACTGGGAACTGTACCATCTGCCCACGCACTCCAGCCATTTTTATGATGTGCATCGTGCTGAATTTGATTCCCGCATTTCACTGACAACAAATGATAGCTGTAATATATTAATGCTGGTAGAAGGCACTTCTGTAACGGTACAGGCCGGAACGGAAGAACGGGTGTTTCATTATGCAGAAACGTTTGTGATTCCCGAAGCGGCAAAACAATACACGTTGATCAACAATAGCGGGGGCAGAGCCCGGGTGGTACGGGTGTTTATCAAGGATTCAATCGATCATTTAAAAGTATAA
- a CDS encoding GH92 family glycosyl hydrolase, translating to MKKTVFILSGLILYMLSAAQTKQPVDYADPLLGTSESRWMLNPGATMPFGMVQLSPDNQGGVWKSGYEYSINNIGGFSHVHSWTMAGLSVMPTVGVLNTRRGPADGPTTGWTTGYRSRIVKESEKASPGYYAVTLMNGNIHTELTSTTRAGFFRFTFPEEEDAHILLDLDIPFENTADILDAKITRVSDTQIEGYSKQKWSWNEYTVHFVVRFNKPIQGFGGWIGNTVNKNVNQVAGKGPMGAYADFKTKKGEVILMQTAISLVSIDQAKLNLQAEMDPFKWDFDAVRRNARSVWNNLLGKIKIEGGTEVDKKKFYSNLYRSYVARTTWSDVNGKYVDVNERVRQTDPRYPVYGSDALWNTFWNLNQLWALVNPDLTSKWVHSLLEIYKTGGWLPKGPAGIEYSGIMEASHEIALIVGAYQKGIRDFDTALAMQAMIHQQTTPGVKTPENGFAGNRYFESYMKLGYVPNEEGQVSNTLEYAYDDWCVSQFAKALGREDVYRQFIKRAGNYKNVFDTTVKYIRMKGRDGSWVKDWSPYCCTSFNGPGYLEGNAWQYSFFNPHDVQGILNLMGRSEFNDRLDKGFEKSARYNFNADGDLYDLVPINHGNQPNMQAAWLFNYSGKPWLTQKWTREIMNKYYGATPYHGWLGDEDEGQMGAWFVMAAMGLFQTNGGASVKPFYEIGSPLFEKITIQLDPAYYKGKRFTIIAKNVSDKNRYIQSAQFNGRPLTKPWFYHEDLVAGGSLVLQMGPAPNTKWGSSPEDAPPSMSSNKEHNNF from the coding sequence ATGAAAAAAACAGTCTTTATTCTATCCGGTCTTATTCTGTATATGCTGTCGGCTGCACAAACAAAACAGCCGGTTGATTACGCGGATCCCTTGCTGGGCACCTCCGAGTCGCGCTGGATGCTGAACCCCGGTGCCACTATGCCGTTCGGTATGGTGCAACTGAGCCCGGATAACCAGGGAGGAGTATGGAAATCAGGCTATGAATATTCCATAAATAATATCGGAGGGTTTAGCCATGTTCATTCGTGGACGATGGCCGGCCTTTCTGTAATGCCCACCGTAGGGGTACTGAATACCAGGAGGGGACCGGCAGACGGGCCTACTACCGGATGGACAACCGGCTATCGTTCAAGAATCGTAAAAGAATCGGAAAAAGCGAGCCCCGGCTATTACGCCGTTACATTAATGAACGGAAACATTCATACAGAGTTGACCAGCACCACACGTGCGGGCTTTTTCCGGTTTACTTTTCCGGAAGAGGAGGACGCACATATTCTGTTAGACCTGGACATTCCCTTTGAAAATACGGCAGATATCCTGGACGCAAAAATTACCCGCGTTTCTGATACACAGATCGAAGGGTATTCCAAACAAAAGTGGAGCTGGAATGAATATACGGTTCATTTTGTGGTGCGTTTTAACAAACCAATACAGGGGTTTGGGGGATGGATAGGTAACACCGTAAACAAAAATGTGAATCAGGTTGCCGGCAAGGGCCCTATGGGGGCGTATGCTGATTTTAAAACGAAAAAAGGAGAAGTGATCCTGATGCAAACAGCCATATCTCTGGTGAGCATTGACCAGGCAAAGCTGAACCTGCAAGCGGAAATGGACCCCTTTAAATGGGATTTTGACGCGGTGCGCCGGAATGCAAGATCAGTATGGAACAACCTGCTGGGAAAAATAAAAATAGAAGGCGGAACGGAAGTAGATAAAAAGAAATTTTACAGCAATCTGTACCGGTCTTATGTTGCCCGTACTACCTGGAGCGATGTAAATGGTAAATATGTTGACGTAAATGAAAGAGTGCGCCAAACGGACCCCCGGTATCCTGTTTATGGCAGTGATGCTTTATGGAACACGTTCTGGAACCTTAACCAGCTTTGGGCGCTGGTAAACCCGGACCTCACCAGCAAGTGGGTACATTCCCTGCTTGAGATCTATAAGACCGGAGGCTGGCTGCCCAAAGGGCCTGCGGGCATTGAATACTCGGGCATTATGGAAGCCTCTCACGAAATTGCATTGATAGTGGGCGCCTACCAGAAAGGGATCCGCGACTTTGATACGGCGCTGGCCATGCAGGCCATGATCCATCAGCAAACGACTCCGGGAGTGAAAACACCCGAGAATGGTTTTGCAGGAAACCGTTATTTTGAATCCTACATGAAACTGGGGTATGTGCCCAACGAGGAAGGGCAGGTATCCAATACGCTGGAATATGCCTATGATGACTGGTGCGTTTCGCAGTTTGCAAAGGCATTGGGCAGGGAAGATGTGTACCGGCAATTTATTAAGCGGGCAGGTAACTATAAGAATGTCTTTGATACCACTGTTAAATATATACGGATGAAGGGTAGGGATGGCTCCTGGGTGAAAGATTGGTCGCCTTACTGTTGCACCAGTTTTAACGGTCCGGGATACCTGGAAGGCAATGCCTGGCAATACAGCTTTTTTAACCCCCATGATGTACAGGGGATCCTGAACCTGATGGGGAGGAGCGAGTTCAACGATCGCCTGGATAAGGGATTTGAAAAATCGGCCCGGTATAATTTTAATGCCGACGGAGACCTGTATGATCTGGTACCAATCAACCACGGGAACCAGCCCAATATGCAGGCTGCATGGTTGTTTAACTACTCCGGCAAACCCTGGCTTACCCAGAAATGGACGCGGGAGATCATGAATAAATATTACGGGGCAACTCCTTATCATGGCTGGCTGGGCGATGAAGATGAAGGTCAGATGGGAGCCTGGTTTGTAATGGCGGCAATGGGGTTATTTCAAACCAATGGGGGCGCATCCGTAAAGCCTTTCTATGAAATAGGAAGCCCGTTGTTTGAAAAAATAACCATACAGCTGGATCCTGCTTATTACAAAGGAAAGCGCTTTACCATTATTGCAAAAAATGTATCTGATAAAAATCGGTACATACAGTCTGCTCAGTTTAATGGCCGCCCGCTGACAAAACCTTGGTTCTATCATGAAGACCTGGTAGCAGGCGGATCACTGGTATTGCAAATGGGACCCGCGCCCAATACAAAATGGGGCAGTTCTCCTGAGGACGCGCCTCCTTCTATGTCCTCCAATAAAGAGCACAATAACTTTTAA
- a CDS encoding ROK family protein — protein MTTNNLVLAVDIGGTHITAALVNMDERKIILPSLVRKRVDSGAGAQTVIRTWSACMRAAGEGAVISKICLAMPGPFDYDNGISLMTAQGKYDALYRLNVKHLLAGALEVDPGLFFIRNDAACFLQGEVFAGAVRSGFQKVAGITLGTGLGTAFYENGTARNADLWQLPFLEGIAEEYLSTRWFIQRFRATSGAALKGVKELAALAKTDARVPLLFKEFGKNLGIFLCRFVEMKQAEAIVIGGNIAHAYELFQEELHRVLGSCFLLIPVKRSMLGEQATLYGAAGSWYAQEFAIAR, from the coding sequence ATGACAACGAATAACCTGGTTTTAGCGGTAGACATCGGTGGTACGCATATAACGGCGGCGCTGGTCAATATGGATGAGCGAAAAATAATTTTACCTTCTCTGGTGAGAAAACGCGTGGATTCAGGAGCCGGCGCCCAAACGGTTATTAGAACCTGGAGTGCCTGTATGCGGGCTGCCGGTGAGGGCGCTGTGATCTCAAAGATATGCCTGGCAATGCCGGGACCTTTTGATTATGATAATGGCATCAGCCTGATGACGGCACAGGGCAAATATGACGCGTTGTACCGGTTAAATGTGAAGCACTTGCTTGCAGGCGCATTGGAAGTGGATCCCGGGCTGTTTTTTATCAGAAATGATGCGGCCTGTTTTCTTCAGGGTGAGGTATTTGCCGGAGCGGTGCGCTCCGGCTTTCAGAAAGTGGCAGGAATAACACTGGGCACAGGGTTGGGAACGGCTTTTTATGAAAACGGAACCGCTCGGAATGCTGATCTGTGGCAGCTTCCTTTCCTGGAGGGAATAGCCGAAGAGTATTTATCAACAAGATGGTTCATACAACGTTTCAGGGCCACGTCCGGTGCTGCATTGAAAGGCGTGAAAGAGCTTGCAGCCCTCGCAAAAACAGATGCAAGGGTTCCTTTGCTTTTTAAGGAGTTTGGAAAGAACCTGGGAATTTTTTTGTGCCGGTTTGTTGAAATGAAGCAGGCTGAAGCGATTGTGATCGGCGGAAATATTGCCCATGCTTATGAATTGTTTCAGGAAGAATTGCACCGCGTACTTGGTTCCTGTTTCCTGTTGATACCGGTAAAAAGATCGATGTTGGGGGAGCAGGCCACATTATACGGAGCGGCGGGAAGCTGGTATGCACAGGAGTTTGCAATTGCCCGGTAG